Proteins from a single region of Corylus avellana chromosome ca11, CavTom2PMs-1.0:
- the LOC132165594 gene encoding derlin-1 gives MSSPAEFYKSLPPITKTYGTLCLLMTTAYQIGLFKPLHIALIYKPVFSHFQVWRLITNFFFLGNFSINFGIRLLMIARYGVQLEKGPFDRRTADFLWMMLFGAFSLLALAAIPFLYTPFLGISLVFMLVYVWSREFPNAQINIYGLVSLKAFYLPWAMLALDVIFGSSILPDLLGIIAGHLYYFLTVLHPLAGGKIILKTPKWVHKLVARWRIGAQPITRAQPESTTGAAFRGRSYRLSD, from the exons ATGTCTTCTCCTGCTGA GTTTTATAAATCTCTTCCACCCATAACCAAGACTTATGGGACCTTGTGTCTGTTGATGACCACGGCATACCAGATTGGACTATTTAAGCCTCTACATATTGCATTAATATATAAACCAGTATTCTCACATTTTCAG GTGTGGAGGCTGATCACAAACTTCTTTTTCCTTGGCAATTTCTCTATCAATTTTGGAATCCGCCTTTTGATGAT AGCTAGATATGGAGTTCAGCTTGAGAAGGGACCATTTGATAGACGGACAGCAGATTTCTTGTGGATGATGTTATTTGGAGCTTTTTCACTATTG GCGTTAGCAGCCATCCCCTTTCTTTATACCCCTTTCTTGGGAATATCACTTGTGTTCATGCTTGTCTATGTCTGGAGTAGAGAATTTCCAAATGCCCAAATCAACATATATGGCCTTGTGTCTCTTAAG GCATTTTATCTACCATGGGCGATGCTTGCTTTGGATGTCATTTTTGGTTCATCAATTTTGCCAGATCTGCTGGGAATCATTGCAGGGCATCTGTATTACTTCTTGACAGTATTGCATCCACTTGCTGGTGGGAAAATCATATTGAAGACTCCAAAGTGGGT ACATAAACTAGTTGCAAGGTGGCGGATAGGAGCTCAGCCAATTACTCGTGCCCAGCCAGAAAGCACTACTGGCGCGGCTTTCAGAGGGAGGTCCTATCGACTTAGTGATTAG
- the LOC132165476 gene encoding profilin-4 produces the protein MSWQTYVDEHLMCDIDGQGQQLAASAIVGHDGSVWAQSSSFPQLKPEEITGIMKDFDEPGHLAPTGLHLGGTKYMVIQGEAGAVIRGKKGSGGITIKKTGQALVFGIYEEPVTPGQCNMVVERLGDYLIDQGL, from the exons ATGTCGTGGCAAACGTACGTGGATGAGCATTTGATGTGCGATATCGACGGCCAGGGCCAGCAACTCGCGGCCTCTGCGATTGTCGGCCACGATGGTTCTGTGTGGGCCCAGAGCTCTTCCTTCCCTCAG TTAAAGCCTGAGGAGATCACTGGTATCATGAAGGACTTTGATGAGCCGGGCCATCTTGCTCCGACGGGCTTACACCTTGGGGGCACAAAATACATGGTCATCCAGGGAGAGGCTGGAGCTGTCATCCGTGGAAAGAAG GGATCTGGAGGTATTACTATAAAGAAGACTGGTCAAGCTCTAGTTTTTGGCATCTATGAAGAGCCTGTGACACCAGGACAGTGCAACATGGTGGTTGAGAGGTTGGGGGATTACCTTATTGACCAGGGCCTGTAG
- the LOC132165474 gene encoding profilin-1, with protein MSWQTYVDEHLMCEIEGNRLAAAAIIGHDGSVWAQSSTFPQLKPEEITGVMNDFNEPGSLAPTGLYLGGTKYMVIQGEPGAVIRGKKGPGGVTVKKTSQALIIGIYDEPMTPGQCNMIVERLGDYLIDQGL; from the exons atgtCGTGGCAAACCTACGTAGATGAGCATCTCATGTGCGAAATCGAAGGCAATCGCTTGGCGGCCGCGGCCATCATCGGCCATGACGGCAGCGTTTGGGCTCAGAGCTCTACTTTCCCTCAG CTCAAGCCTGAAGAAATAACTGGCGTTATGAATGACTTTAATGAGCCCGGATCACTTGCTCCAACCGGACTGTACCTTGGTGGCACAAAGTACATGGTGATCCAAGGCGAGCCGGGAGCTGTTATTCGAGGGAAGAAG GGCCCTGGTGGTGTTACCGTCAAAAAGACTAGTCAGGCCTTGATCATTGGTATATATGATGAACCAATGACTCCTGGTCAGTGCAACATGATTGTTGAAAGGCTTGGTGATTATCTTATCGATCAGGGTCTCTAA